A segment of the Candidatus Margulisiibacteriota bacterium genome:
AATAGGCATTTTTCAATCATTGACCGCAACCGCAGGGTGGCTTTTTGGGGCAGTTAAAACCCGACATACTCGGCGGTAATCGCGCCGGTCGTGGGGCTAAGATAATAGTTTGCCACCGCGCCGCTTTTGAAGGTCAGCTTAATCGAGTTGTCCGGCTGTAAGACCTCACCACCTGGATTTTGCAGAAGATTCCTGATCCCATTATCTATTGCCAGCGTGTTGCGGTCACTGACCCCCTCACTAAACGCGACGAAGGAAAGAAAATACCGTTGCGCCAATTCGTACTGATCAATATTATCCAGGATCAGGCGGGTGTAATAGATGTCTTCCGCTTCTTTTAAAACCCCGGCAAAATGGCGCGCCACACCCAATTCGGCTTGCTTGTTAAAATTAATAAAACGAGGCAAGACCGAAACGGCCAGGATGCCAAGAATTACTATCACCATGGTCAGCTCAATTAATGAAAAACCTTTCCGCCCTATATACATGAATTCATTATATATTCCGATTGATATATTAGTCAACTCAACGCAACAACGATTTCTCTGAATTTTTAAATCTGCTATAA
Coding sequences within it:
- a CDS encoding type II secretion system GspH family protein, translated to MYIGRKGFSLIELTMVIVILGILAVSVLPRFINFNKQAELGVARHFAGVLKEAEDIYYTRLILDNIDQYELAQRYFLSFVAFSEGVSDRNTLAIDNGIRNLLQNPGGEVLQPDNSIKLTFKSGAVANYYLSPTTGAITAEYVGF